The Chitiniphilus purpureus sequence GATCGGATGACAAGCTTAGACACAATATGTTGTGTTTTTCCTCGGCCAAGCCGACATTTCGCCATGTGTTGACCGACATCAAACCTGTGGCGCGGATGCCGGCAGCACACTGCGACAGACGGTCAATATCGTGCATTGGATGGCACCATACGCAGGCCAGACGTTAAGCTGCCATGACAGGCTGAAAGACCATTCCACAGGGGGACCCCGGATGCGCTTCCTAGACAATCTGCAGATCGGCACCAAACTGCTGCTGCTGCTGCTGACCCCGGTGGCCGGCATGCTGCTGCTGGCCGGCACCGCATATTGGGCGAGCGAACGGCTCAATCAGCAGGCGGAACGGATGTATCTGACCAGCGCCAAGCCGCTGTACGAGCTTTCCACCCTGAACAGCCTGTTGCCGCGGATGCGCATCGACGTGATGCAGGCGCTGCTCGACAACGGGCAGGGTGAAAAGACCCCGGCGCAGCGGGCCGACGAGATCGAGCAGGAAAAGGTGCAGGAGATGGCGCGCATGATCGCGGCACTGAAGAGCGTAGCCTCGGACCCTGGGTTTGCCACCCACATCACCGAAGTCGAGACCGAGTTCAACCGGCTGCGTGCCGACAGCATCGCCCCGTTGCTGCGTGCCCTGCGCGCAGGCGACCTTGACGGTGCCCGCGCCGTCTACCCCACCTATATCAAGCAATACCGGGATCTGCGCGACAAGCTCGGCGCGCTGATGCCGGCCCAGCTCAAGCTGGCCGAGGCGGCCCACCAGGATGCCGACGACACCCGGGCCACCGGCCAGCGCATCGTGGCCGTGGTGCTGCTGCTGTGTCTGATCCTGAGCGGGCTGGCCTGGTGGGTGATCAGCCGCGGCGTATCCCGTGCGGTGCAAGGGCTGCGCTTCACCATGGTCAACGCCGCCAAGTCGCTGTCGCTGCTCGAACGCAGCCCGCTGGCGCAGCGCGACGAGCTGGGCGAGGTGGCCCAGGCATACAACCAGCTGATGGACGAAATGCGCAAGGCGTTCGCCCGCGCACGCACCTTCGCCGGCGATGTGATCCGCGGCGCGACCGAAACTGCGCGCACCGCGCACCATGTGGCCGACGGCTCGCGCCAGCAGACCGATGCGGCGCAGGCCATGGCCGCCTCGGTGGAGCAGGTGGCGGTCAGCATCAAGCATGTGGCCACCACGGCCAGCGATTCGGCACAGCGTGCACGCGAGCTGGGCGGGCTTGCCGCCTCGGGTGAAACGGTGATCGGGGAGAACCGCAGCAACATCGATTCGCTGGCCGGCACCATCCGCCGCACCGCCACGTTGACCGAGGGCATGGCGCAGCGCTCGACCGACATCGGCCGCATCGTCGACGCCATCCACGAGATCGCCGAGCAGACCAATCTGCTCGCGCTGAACGCCGCCATCGAGGCGGCACGTGCCGGTGAACAGGGCCGCGGCTTCGCCGTGGTGGCCGATGAGGTACGCAAGCTGGCCGAACGCTCAAGCAAGGCCACCACCGAAATCGGCCAGATGCTGGGCGCGATCCAGAACGACGTGGAGGCGGTGGTGAAGGACGCCAACGTCAACGCCACGCTGATGGAGCGCGGGCTGGGGCTCTCCGAACAGGCGGCAGCGGCATTGCGCGAGATCCATCACGAGGCGACGCGTTCGGTGCAGAACGTCGAAGCGATCGCCCAGGCCACCCACGAGCAGAGCCAGGCCACCGAGGCACTGGCGCAGAACGTGGAGCGCATCGCCAACATGGCCGAGGAGAACAGCCAGGCCATCGCCGCCAGTGCCGACGCCGCCGACCGGCTGGCCGCCTCGGCGCAGTCGCTGGAGCAGGAGATGGGCCGCTTCCGGCTTTGACCCGCGCCCACCGGGCGTGACGCTTGACCCTCGCCACGCCCGGCTGCTAACGTCCCGTCTCATGACGCGCCGCACCAACACCCTGTTCAACATCGCCGCCTGGTGGCTGACAAGCCCCCTGCGGTAGCGCGTTTTCGCCACCGCGGGTCTGCCGCGGTGCGCTGTGTTGTCTCCTCGCCGCGACCTTCCCGCCCACCGAGGAGCCGCCATGCCCCCATCCCCTTCCGCTTCCACGTTCCGTCTGGGCGTCGTGCTCGCCCTGTGCGCGGCGACCGGGTTCGCCTCCAAGGCCATCTTCGTCAAGCTTGCATACCGCTACCAGGTGGATGCGGTCACGCTGCTGACGCTGCGGCTGGCGCTGGCCATGCCGTTCCTGCTGCTGGTGCGGTTATGGCGCGGCGGCAGCGCAGCGCCCATCAGCGGCCGCGACCGTGGCTGGCTGCTGCTGGGCCTGTTGGGCTACTACCTCTCCAGCCTGCTCGACTTCCTGGGGCTGATGAGCGTCAGCGCCAGCCTGGAGCGGCTGCTGCTGATGCTGTACCCCACCTTCACCGTGCTGCTCTCAGCCTGGCTGCTCAAGCAGCGGGTCACCGGCCGCATCGTCACGGCGCTCTCCATCACCTATGCGGGCATGCTGCTGGTGCTGATACCGGATCTGGCACAGGCACGGGCGCATTGGAGCGGTGTGATCCTGGTGCTGCTGTCCACCCTGTCCTATGCGCTGTACCTCACGCTGAGTCCGGCGGTGATCGCCCGGGTCGGCGCGATGCGCTTCACCGAAACGGCGCTGGCGGTGTCCGCGCTGGCGATGGCGGTGCATTTCCTGGCGACGCGGCCGCTTGGTGCGCTGGTGCAGCCGTTGCCGGTGTGGGGCTACGCATTGGCGATCGCGATCCTGGCCACGGTCCTGCCCATCTATGCGCTCGCCGGCGCCATCGTACGCATCGGCAGCAGCCGCACCGCCATCATCGGCAGCATCGGCCCGGTGCTGACCATCGTGCTGAGCATGGGCGTCCTGGATGAGCGGCTGGGCTGGCTGCAGTGGCTGGGGGCGGCGGTGGTCATCGGCGGTGTCTGGATCGTCGGCAGCAACAAGAAGTAGCGCAGGGATCAGAGCCGGTACTCCAGTTGCAGATCACATGGCTCCCGTTGTGCGATCTCCGGCACGACCTCTTCGGCGGGCAGGCAGCCCATCGCGCTGTAGAACGCGTAGGACTCCAGCGACGAGTGCCCGGAGATGTACAGCCGCGCAGCGCCCCATCCACGCGCCTGGCGCGCCGCCTGCAACAACAGTCGCCGTCCCAGCCCGCGGCCGCGCCATGGCTGCGACACGTGCAACTGCAGCAGCTGGACATACTGGCCATGGCGCCCCAGCGGCGGGCGGCACAGCGTGGCAAACGCGACCACCTGCCCGCCCACCTCGACCACCCACGCCGCACCGCCCGCCGCCAGGCTGTGGCGCAGATCGGTCGCGACGATGTCCTGCAGCGTGGCCGCATCCCAATGCTCCTCGAAGCGCACCGGCTGCAGCCGCCATCGACCGTGCGGGCCGCGCCAGGCCTGTTCGACCGTTTGCGCACGCACGAAGCCCGCCAGCAGCTGTGGATGCAGATCGTCCAGGCCGAGCGGGCGCAGCACCATGTCACGATCGCTGTTCATCGCCTGCCGCCCCACCCGCCTGACCGCCCCCGCGCATCCCGATCCGCCACCAACCTCACCACCCTGTGCAGCAATGCCATCGATGTACACCCATAAAAGAAAATACTGTCCCACATCGCGGGCACTGCAGGCTTGAGGACCGGCAAAGCAGGTCCGGAACCGGCGCAACAGCGCAAGCCGGGGCAACAGCAGGCCGGCAAACGCCGTGGGCTATCCATA is a genomic window containing:
- a CDS encoding GNAT family N-acetyltransferase, with protein sequence MNSDRDMVLRPLGLDDLHPQLLAGFVRAQTVEQAWRGPHGRWRLQPVRFEEHWDAATLQDIVATDLRHSLAAGGAAWVVEVGGQVVAFATLCRPPLGRHGQYVQLLQLHVSQPWRGRGLGRRLLLQAARQARGWGAARLYISGHSSLESYAFYSAMGCLPAEEVVPEIAQREPCDLQLEYRL
- a CDS encoding DMT family transporter — encoded protein: MPPSPSASTFRLGVVLALCAATGFASKAIFVKLAYRYQVDAVTLLTLRLALAMPFLLLVRLWRGGSAAPISGRDRGWLLLGLLGYYLSSLLDFLGLMSVSASLERLLLMLYPTFTVLLSAWLLKQRVTGRIVTALSITYAGMLLVLIPDLAQARAHWSGVILVLLSTLSYALYLTLSPAVIARVGAMRFTETALAVSALAMAVHFLATRPLGALVQPLPVWGYALAIAILATVLPIYALAGAIVRIGSSRTAIIGSIGPVLTIVLSMGVLDERLGWLQWLGAAVVIGGVWIVGSNKK
- a CDS encoding methyl-accepting chemotaxis protein, with amino-acid sequence MRFLDNLQIGTKLLLLLLTPVAGMLLLAGTAYWASERLNQQAERMYLTSAKPLYELSTLNSLLPRMRIDVMQALLDNGQGEKTPAQRADEIEQEKVQEMARMIAALKSVASDPGFATHITEVETEFNRLRADSIAPLLRALRAGDLDGARAVYPTYIKQYRDLRDKLGALMPAQLKLAEAAHQDADDTRATGQRIVAVVLLLCLILSGLAWWVISRGVSRAVQGLRFTMVNAAKSLSLLERSPLAQRDELGEVAQAYNQLMDEMRKAFARARTFAGDVIRGATETARTAHHVADGSRQQTDAAQAMAASVEQVAVSIKHVATTASDSAQRARELGGLAASGETVIGENRSNIDSLAGTIRRTATLTEGMAQRSTDIGRIVDAIHEIAEQTNLLALNAAIEAARAGEQGRGFAVVADEVRKLAERSSKATTEIGQMLGAIQNDVEAVVKDANVNATLMERGLGLSEQAAAALREIHHEATRSVQNVEAIAQATHEQSQATEALAQNVERIANMAEENSQAIAASADAADRLAASAQSLEQEMGRFRL